A part of Bacteroidota bacterium genomic DNA contains:
- a CDS encoding tetratricopeptide repeat protein, with protein GREASTAEGLVEVAMASVNLGALLKDQENFDGARTAWEAAVAVGREASTTEGLVEVAMANFNLGVLLEDQGNPDGARTAYEAAVAVGREASTAEGLVQVAKASVNLGVLLQDQEDRDGACAAFREAFETGRAAGTPEGEEVATAAQRALDVFDCGPPDG; from the coding sequence CCGGTCGCGAGGCGTCCACGGCCGAGGGCCTCGTCGAGGTGGCCATGGCGAGCGTCAACCTCGGCGCGCTGCTCAAGGATCAAGAGAACTTCGACGGCGCGCGCACGGCCTGGGAGGCGGCGGTGGCGGTCGGTCGCGAGGCGTCCACGACCGAGGGCCTCGTCGAGGTGGCCATGGCGAACTTCAACCTCGGCGTGCTGCTCGAGGACCAGGGCAACCCCGACGGCGCGCGCACGGCCTACGAGGCGGCGGTGGCGGTCGGTCGCGAGGCGTCCACGGCCGAGGGCCTCGTCCAGGTGGCCAAGGCGAGCGTCAACCTCGGCGTGCTGCTCCAGGACCAAGAGGACCGCGACGGCGCATGCGCGGCTTTCAGAGAAGCGTTTGAGACGGGACGTGCTGCGGGCACACCCGAAGGCGAGGAGGTTGCCACCGCAGCACAACGAGCGCTGGACGTCTTCGACTGCGGTCCGCCTGACGGCTGA